The following proteins are co-located in the Desulfoscipio sp. XC116 genome:
- a CDS encoding nickel ABC transporter substrate-binding protein, whose translation MRKKHLQLIIASAMFIMLLLSGCGSSQSSATQQGKNSAASKAASETNQSNTITVMVSGKLNPKDASPIESSTEMCLYEMVYEPLVKYGQGGAIKPALAERWNVSDDGTQYTFHLRKDVKFSDGTNFNADSVVSSAKHWDPSSFSSPLTNVEKLDDYTVKLTFQDNCYPVLIELTYPRPYRIASENSFDSKANFVSMIGTGEWMVESYTPEEEVIMVPNPYYYKEKPNIQKIIIKKVTDNESRIMALQSGEADLSLADLPAESKSIIKSSNKLTTLTTKSTMGFFLILNQENTVFQDQNVRLAVNYALDRNSIVKNIFGGNAVVAKGILPATVPYVTGQNSEGYSYSIDKAKELLAKSGYIDSDGDGIVEKDGTPLSLKLVFQSEEYASWKSICEYLQSAAKELGIDIRLEQRDISAYYDAIWKNRDFDMIIYRTYSDSWNPHGFLRSMFYQSEGDTSVCWYNSQLNQYLDEVIKIQDETARQTKYNQIFKLIDNYAPVIPLCYPNKEYVYNTRLKNVAAAPTTYEGIEWQLIAISK comes from the coding sequence ATGAGAAAAAAGCACTTACAACTAATTATTGCATCGGCAATGTTTATTATGCTGTTATTAAGCGGGTGCGGGTCGTCTCAGTCGTCGGCTACTCAACAAGGTAAAAATTCAGCGGCTTCAAAAGCAGCCTCTGAAACTAATCAGTCGAATACAATAACCGTCATGGTTTCAGGCAAGCTAAATCCAAAAGACGCCAGCCCAATAGAATCAAGCACGGAAATGTGCCTTTATGAAATGGTATATGAACCATTGGTAAAATACGGGCAAGGAGGCGCAATCAAGCCGGCCCTTGCTGAGCGCTGGAATGTAAGCGACGATGGAACACAATATACCTTCCATTTGCGCAAGGACGTTAAGTTCTCAGACGGGACGAATTTCAATGCCGATAGCGTTGTCAGCAGCGCAAAGCACTGGGATCCCTCCAGCTTTTCCTCTCCGCTCACAAATGTTGAGAAGTTGGACGATTACACGGTAAAACTCACTTTTCAAGATAACTGCTACCCCGTACTTATTGAACTTACTTATCCTCGACCTTATCGTATCGCTTCTGAAAACTCATTTGATTCTAAAGCCAATTTTGTAAGCATGATCGGTACGGGAGAATGGATGGTCGAAAGCTATACTCCCGAAGAGGAAGTTATTATGGTTCCCAACCCCTATTACTATAAGGAAAAACCTAATATTCAAAAAATCATCATCAAAAAGGTAACCGATAATGAATCAAGAATTATGGCGCTTCAAAGTGGCGAGGCTGATCTTTCTTTGGCCGATTTGCCTGCTGAGAGCAAGTCTATTATCAAATCGTCAAATAAGCTTACTACTCTAACGACTAAAAGTACAATGGGATTTTTCTTAATTTTAAATCAAGAAAACACGGTGTTTCAAGACCAAAACGTTCGCCTTGCAGTAAACTATGCGCTGGACAGGAACAGTATCGTCAAAAATATTTTTGGGGGCAATGCTGTTGTGGCAAAGGGGATCTTACCTGCGACAGTACCCTATGTTACCGGCCAAAACAGCGAAGGGTACTCTTACAGCATTGATAAGGCAAAGGAATTGTTGGCTAAATCAGGATATATCGACAGCGATGGAGATGGAATCGTAGAGAAGGATGGAACACCATTATCCCTGAAACTTGTTTTTCAATCTGAAGAATATGCCAGTTGGAAATCAATCTGCGAATATTTGCAATCGGCCGCCAAAGAATTGGGGATTGATATTCGATTGGAACAACGTGATATATCCGCCTACTATGATGCGATCTGGAAGAATCGTGATTTTGATATGATTATTTATCGCACCTATTCGGATTCATGGAACCCTCACGGCTTTTTACGCTCTATGTTTTATCAATCTGAAGGAGATACGTCCGTATGCTGGTATAATTCACAATTAAACCAGTATCTTGATGAAGTGATTAAAATTCAGGATGAAACTGCCCGACAGACAAAGTATAACCAGATATTTAAGCTTATCGACAACTATGCACCGGTTATTCCTCTCTGCTATCCGAATAAGGAATATGTATACAATACCCGCCTGAAGAATGTGGCAGCAGCACCGACAACTTATGAAGGAATAGAATGGCAATTGATTGCCATATCAAAGTAG